One window from the genome of Hydrogenobacter sp. encodes:
- the rpsQ gene encoding 30S ribosomal protein S17 — protein sequence MKRKEFVGTVVSDKMQKTVVVKVDRKVPHPIYKKHIIRSKKYHAHDPNNECKIGDLVLIRETRPLSKTKRWVVVKILQRARVPEEAL from the coding sequence ATGAAAAGAAAAGAATTTGTGGGAACAGTAGTAAGTGACAAAATGCAAAAGACCGTTGTGGTAAAAGTTGACAGAAAAGTACCGCACCCTATTTACAAAAAGCACATAATAAGGAGCAAGAAATATCACGCTCATGACCCCAATAATGAATGTAAAATTGGTGATCTTGTTCTGATCAGAGAAACGAGACCACTTTCAAAAACTAAAAGATGGGTTGTTGTCAAAATACTCCAAAGAGCTAGAGTACCCGAAGAGGCTTTGTAA